A stretch of DNA from Desmospora activa DSM 45169:
ATTCCAATAGCTGATAAATGGGGGAAAGTAGAGGTCTATACTTTGACCGAAGGGGATCAAAGCGATTTCCCTCATTTTTGGGGATCAGGGGACGATGTCCCAATTTTCTCCGAAAGGGCTTTAAATGTTGTCTATGATTTAATTGAAGTTAGTGTTGAGGTTTTACCTTTAAATCATCCTCAACATAATTATTTTGTAATGCATGTATTAAATGCAGTGGATGCCATCGACTATGATAAAGCTATAGTAAGACAACTAGAATCGGGCCTTCGAGTTAGTTTTACGAAGTATTCATTTATCCCGGAAAAGATAATTGACCAGCATATTTTTAAAGTTTATCTGGATGACAGTGTTTTTTCCAGAGTTTTTGTATCAGATGAATTTAAAGAAAGGGTAACATCAAGTTCGTTAGTAGGGTACGATTTTGTGGAAGTATGGGACTCCGAAAAATCCGATTCATGATGACGCTTCTATCTTGGCACTCTTTTGGAGTCGAAACTGCTAAATTTTATCGGCAAGATCCGCTTTGATTATTTCGACTTCTTCTGGGATAATCTAAAGGCGGCTTTGACGATACTGCTTGAAAGGTGATACAAGTAGCATGAGAAGGAAGAAATTAAAACATGAATAAGGAAAAAATTTTAGCTATGGTAAGCGAATACCGAGAAGATAGTTTTTTTACTGGTTCTGTACATGATTTCCATGTTAATCAAATCGAAGAATTGTTAGAAGTAACACTTCCAGATGATTACAAATGGTTTGTTAAGAATTTTGGTCACGGAGGTATTGGGGGTGTTGATATCCTTGGCGTTTCTAAAACCGAACTTCCTACTTGTGTAAAGTTCACACAAAGATATAGAGAATATGGTTTACCTCATTCATTCGTTGTTATAGAAAACTGTGATGAATGGGTAAATTGTCTTGATACAGCAAGTATGAAAAATGGGGAGTGTCCTGTGGTTGATTGGGATCGGTTTGGCAGTAGTAGAATAAAATATAATAACTTTTATGACTTCCTGTTAGATCAGTTTAAAGAGGCTATTGATAATCTGGACGATTAATTTTGATGCTGAGGTGGCTTGAAATGGCTCTATACTTAGGACCATTTCGTTATCAACTTGAAGGTGTTCTTGGTTTTAGTTAAAGAATATTACGTTTTAATCAGTAAACAAACATTTCAGGTATGTGATATTTCGTGATATAACTGTTCGTTTTTTAGGAACCGATAAAACCGTAAGATGATAGAGCTATGGACAAGGTCTTAAAAAAAGAGATTGTTGAAGCGTTAGAAACTGAGCCACCCGATTATAAAGAGTTTGTTTGTAGATATGGTTCAGGCGAAATAGGAAATGTTGTTGTTTTGGGGTTAAGAGAAGCGGAGTTTGTTCCAACACCATCTTTTTTTGATCAAACTATAAAGTATCGAAAGGAACTGCCGATCGAATACTCTAATACCATAGTAATTGGTGTGGATGGAGTGGGTAACCCTGTAGGTTTTATCCCTCCAGATACATCAATTTTTGTGTTTGATCAAAATTTTGGTGGACGGTGTGGAAAGATCTAATCCTACGATATAAAGAGACCATCTTACCCTTATTGGGAGCGCGGCTGTCAAGATCGCTCTAGCACGGTGGCGAGCATACGGTGGACGACCTCGTGGTCACGCGGATCGTGCAGGCGGTAGTCCTCACCCGGCAGTGTGTACCACTCCTCGGCGCCGACATAGGTGATGGCGAGCGTGAGGGTGCCGTCGTCATCACAAGTGGTGCGCAGTTCGAGCTCCCCGCTGATCACGCCGACCTCAGTGGTCATCACACCGTGGGTCGCGGTGAAGATTGACGACTTCTTTTTCATATGAGTGACTCCCTTCTCGGGTTGGATGGTTGCGTTGCAAGTACTACCAACGGTTGGTTGGTAGTACTTGCAGACGCATGAACGGACTCAGTAGGAGCAGGTGTTGAGCATGCTTTGCAGCGCGGACTTCTCCGACGACTGCAGGTGCAGGTTCCAACGGTATTTGGTGTTGATCCACCACTTCGCGTACGCGCAACGGGCGCCGGAACGCGGCGGTTGCCATGTCGACGGATCCTGGTCGCCCTTGGACCGGTTGACACTGGCGGTCACCGCGATCAGCTGCGGGCCGTTGAGGTCGTTGGCGAAGGCCTGGCGCTTCTCCGTGGTCCAGCTGCTGGCGCCGGAACGCCACGCCTCGGCCAGCGGCACGATGTGATCGATATCGATTTCGGACGGCGAGTACGCGGTGACGCCGTCGAAGTAGCTGTACCACTTGCCGGACGTGACGGGGCAATCCCCGCTGTAGTAGTCGGCGTCGCGCTTGAGCACCACCTGGCGGGTGTTGCAGCCGCCTCCTTGGCTGGTCCAGTGCGGGAACTTGTCGCGTGAGTATCCGGTCATGGAGCCTTCGGACTGCACGGTCAGCGAGTTTAGCTCGGCTTGGGCGGTAGACTTGGACGGTGTTCCGGGCGGAAGCGCCCAGGCCGTCGGCTGGTTATATAGAAAAACAGCAGACAATGACAGAACCAACGCAATTGACCACAACATCGATTTCTTGAGCATAGAAATGCCTCCTATATGTATTTTTTGAACTATATATATATTTAAGTATCTATATTCATTTTTAGTGAATGAAATGTTAATAGTATGATAAAAGATTGCAACTAAAGCCGAAATAAAGGGTGAGAGCCACATGTTAATGACTGGCGATTACGCTGCGTTTACCAGCCTTCTCAGTATTCAGGCCGTTAGAGGATTTATCCAAGGTATTGGGAAAAGTAAGGAATCGTTGCCATACGCCAATGAACAGGCTGCTGAGAAATGAAGGAAGAGAGAAGTGTTTTGCGAGGTGCTTGATCACTTTAAAAGAGATTGAATTTATAAGATTGGTCAAGGTAAGAGGAAAAATGCTGACTTAAAATACGAAGATATCAAGATCGGTTGAGAAGTAAAGATAAGCACGAGGACGACGATTACTAATAAAAAGGTGCCGCCCGTTTGGATAGGGCGTTTTATAATTGGCTACGTCATAGCGTCAAAATTGGGTGCCCATGGATGCTTTACTATTGTATCAATAGGTCACGACTATCCCCCCTCCTACCGAAAGGGGTTCTAATTCTTTTTCTATAAATCGATCTTGATAAAAAGTTGTAATCTTGTATACTTGTATTACAACTTGATAAAACGCTTACATTGAGATTTGGAGGGGGAATGGTGGTTTTGATGAGGCGATTCTGGTTGATTCCGGTGCTGTTGGCGGCACTTATCCTTACCTCATGCAGCAATAAAGAGTATCAGTACTTCTCAATTGCAACCGCTTCCACCGGCGGGACTTATTATCCCATCGGTGTTGGGATGGGCAATTTATGGACGGAGAAATTAATCGATCAGGGAATACGGGCAACGGGTCAATCGTCGGCGGGTTCGGTTGAAAATATTGATCTATTGCAGAAAGAAGAAGCGCAGTTGGCGATTTTGCAAGCGCTGATCGGGGACCAAGCTTATAACGGTACCGGGATTTATGACAGTAGGCCATATGAAGATTTGCGCTCGATGACGATGTTATGGCCCAATGTGGAGCACTTTGTCCTGCTTAATAGCCGTATCAAGACCGGAACGATCGCCGATATCGAGGGAAGAAGTTTTTCTGTCGGACCAAAAGCCAGCGGGACGGAGCAGTCCACACTGGCGTTGATGGAAGGTATCGGGTTGACGACGGCGGATATTTCTCCTGAACATCTCGGCTATGATGATACGATTTCCGCCATTCGCGATGGTCGCCTAGAAGGGGGATCGCTGCCGGCGGGAACACCGGTTACCGCGATTACCGATATGTATGCCAGTGGAGTGCGGGCCGATGTGCTGGATGTAACCGATGAGCAGCTTGAGGCGATTAACCGGCAAAACAATGTATTTTTTCGATTTGAGATTCCAAAGAGAACCTATCCGCGCAAGACAGAGGATATTCAGACGATTGCCCAATCCAACTTTCTCGCCGTCGATAAGAAGTTGGACGAAGATATGGTGTATCTGTTGACCAAGACGTTATATGAAAACCTCGATACGATGTATGAAGTGCACAAGTCGGCTCGGGCCATGTCACTGGAAAATGCCTTAGAAGGGATTTCCGTCCCGCTTCATATGGGTGCTTACCGCTATTACAAGGAGCAGGGATTGGAAATTCCGGCAGAGTTGATCCCGCCGGAAGTGAAGGATGAGTAGAGCCAACTAGGGGGGTACCCCGCAGGCCTGTCCAGTGGCGAAGCCAGCTCATAGGAAGTGGAACAAGCCGTCAAAAGGTGATGAAAAAAGCGTTGTGTACTGTAGAAGCAGCCTTTGTACCACAGCCAACGAAGGGGTAGCTTCGAGGCTGTTTAAACCGGGTGATTTGAAACACTAGATAGATGATGCCACCACTACTCAGTGAAAAAAGTCAGGCGAGAGGGTATCAACATATCCGCGGGCCTGTTCAGTGGCGAAGCTATGCTATGAGTTGCAGGATAACCGATCTTACTAGAAGGGGGAAAGGCTATGACTGCGGAAACAAACCAAGAGAATGAAAAGCAGGAATCGATCGGCAATCTCCGCACGCTTCAGGGGACACAGCGCAAAATTGTGGCGGCGATCGGTGTGTTGTTATCCGCTTTTGCCATTTATATCAATAGTTTTATCAATGTGCAGGACATTTATCGCAATATTATTTTTCTAACCTTTTTGCTTGTGTTGGCGTTTTTACTCTATCCCACGACCAAAAAAGAAAATCGGGAACGCTTCACCCTGCTGGATATCGTCCTTGCCGTTGCGGGGATAGCGGGACCCGGATATATCTTCCTGTTTTATGAGACGATCCATGTGGACCGGATCTCGCAAGCGATTTTACCCGATTATATTTTTGCGGTTATTACCGTGCTGTTGCTGTTGGAAGCGGCTCGACGCACCATCGGGATATTTATTCCGCTGCTGGCGTTTGCCGCGATGCTTTATGCGGTTTTTGGTCCGTATATTCCGGGGATGTTCGGTCACGCCGGCTTTTCCATTGAGCGCTTGCTATATCGGGTGTATATGACGACAGAGGGGATCTTTGGCGTCACGCTCTCGATCGCATCTACTTATATTATGATCTTTATCTTGTTTGGTGCGTTTTTAAGTGTCAGCGGCGCATCGAAGCTGTTTAATGATTTGGCGATCGCAGTCGCCGGGCAGCGGCGGGGAGGTCCGGCGCAAGTGGCGGTCATCTCCAGTGCCCTTACCGGCTCACTCAATGGAAGTGCAGTAGCAAACGTCGCCACTACCGGTGCCTTCACCATTCCGCTGATGAAACAGATCGGGTTAAAACCGAAATACGCGGCGGCGGTGGAAGCGACCGCTTCTACTGGTGGGATGATCACACCGCCGATTATGGGGGCCGCCGCTTTTATCATGGCCGGGTTTCTCGGTGTTCCATATTCTACGATTGTGCTTGCTGCCATTATTCCCGCCCTACTTTAC
This window harbors:
- a CDS encoding TAXI family TRAP transporter solute-binding subunit; translated protein: MRRFWLIPVLLAALILTSCSNKEYQYFSIATASTGGTYYPIGVGMGNLWTEKLIDQGIRATGQSSAGSVENIDLLQKEEAQLAILQALIGDQAYNGTGIYDSRPYEDLRSMTMLWPNVEHFVLLNSRIKTGTIADIEGRSFSVGPKASGTEQSTLALMEGIGLTTADISPEHLGYDDTISAIRDGRLEGGSLPAGTPVTAITDMYASGVRADVLDVTDEQLEAINRQNNVFFRFEIPKRTYPRKTEDIQTIAQSNFLAVDKKLDEDMVYLLTKTLYENLDTMYEVHKSARAMSLENALEGISVPLHMGAYRYYKEQGLEIPAELIPPEVKDE
- a CDS encoding SMI1/KNR4 family protein is translated as MNKEKILAMVSEYREDSFFTGSVHDFHVNQIEELLEVTLPDDYKWFVKNFGHGGIGGVDILGVSKTELPTCVKFTQRYREYGLPHSFVVIENCDEWVNCLDTASMKNGECPVVDWDRFGSSRIKYNNFYDFLLDQFKEAIDNLDD
- a CDS encoding imm11 family protein, translated to MRIWLLQSKLDDGYEDLQLVNFDDDHDKYFNNINQPIPIADKWGKVEVYTLTEGDQSDFPHFWGSGDDVPIFSERALNVVYDLIEVSVEVLPLNHPQHNYFVMHVLNAVDAIDYDKAIVRQLESGLRVSFTKYSFIPEKIIDQHIFKVYLDDSVFSRVFVSDEFKERVTSSSLVGYDFVEVWDSEKSDS
- a CDS encoding HNH endonuclease family protein, with product MLKKSMLWSIALVLSLSAVFLYNQPTAWALPPGTPSKSTAQAELNSLTVQSEGSMTGYSRDKFPHWTSQGGGCNTRQVVLKRDADYYSGDCPVTSGKWYSYFDGVTAYSPSEIDIDHIVPLAEAWRSGASSWTTEKRQAFANDLNGPQLIAVTASVNRSKGDQDPSTWQPPRSGARCAYAKWWINTKYRWNLHLQSSEKSALQSMLNTCSY